The genomic segment tctttgtcaactcgttgaTTAGGGCAGCAATAGAACTGAAATCTTTCACAAACCGACGATAGAAGCCAGCAAGTCCAAGGAAGCTTCGCACTTGGCTCACATTTTGTGGAGGCTTCCACTCACGAACAGCTTTGATCTTCTCCTCATCCACCTCCACGCCATGAGCTGAaacaacaaaaccaagaaacacaaccttgtcggtgcaaaaggtgcacttggcAAGGTTAGCATACAAGCATTCCTTCCTCAAAACAGCAAGCACACATTTTATATGTTCAACATGTTCATCAAgagacttgctgtaaatcaagatatcatcaaagtaaacaacaACAAACTTGCCAATGAAAGTTCTAAGAACAtgattcatcaatctcatgaaggtgctaggtgcattggtcaaaccaaatggcattacCAACCATTCATACAGCCCAAACTTGGTTTTGAaggctgttttccattcatctccttctCTCATTCGGATTTGGTGGTAGCCacttctcaaatcaattttggtGAAAATGATAGCACCGCTaagctcatcaagcatatcatcaagtcgaGGTATGGGATGTCTATACCTTATGGTGATGTTATTAATGGCTCggcaatcaacacacattctccaagAGCCATCTTTTTTTGGAACTAAAAGGACAAGAACAGCACAAGGTGATAGACTTTCCTTTACATAACCTTTGTTGATGAGCTCCTGCACTTGGTgctgaatttcttttgtttcctccgGGTTGGTGCGATATGGTGCACGGTTAGGAAGTGGAGCACCAGGAACAAGATcgatttgatgttcaatccctctctTTGGTGGCAGCCCTGGTGGTACTTCCTCAGGAAACACATCTTCATATTCCTGTAACATATCAAAAACAGCACTAGGCAAAGTAGAGGGTAAGTTGTTAGTGACAAGAAAATTGTCCTTGTACAGGAGTACATAGAACACAGCATTGGGTTCACTCAATTCTTTTAAATCCCCCTTCCTAGCCATCATCACTAAAGCCTCTTTTCCCTTTGGCTCGGTTCTTTGCAGCTGTGgagttttatttggctttggaAACACTCCTTCACTATGTTTGTGGGTCACTCGCAAGTGGTTCTCGCTCGCTCGCTGTTTTCTTTTCAGATCATCTCTCACAATCTCCTCCGGTGAcaaaggaagcaaagtgatGCGCTCTCCTTTGTACATGAGAACAATCTTGTTGGCGCGTCCGCAAATCTGAGCATCTCGATCATACAACCAAGGTCTTCCTAACAGCAATTGGCATGCTTCCATTGGAACCACATCACACTCCACATGATCATTGTACCGCCCAATGGAGAAGGGAACGGTCACAATGTTTGTTACACGCAGCGCACCACAATCATTTAACCATTGCATCTTGTATGGAGAAGGGTGGCACCGCTGTTTTAGTCCCAATCTTTCAACTAATTCTTGACTTGCAATATTATTGCAGCTGCCATTGTCAACAATGATTCGACACAACTTGTCCTTGATCATGCCCCGGGTGTGAAAAAGATTGTGCCGCTGATTATTCTCTTCTTGGACAGCAGTAACACTAAGCACTCGGCGAGAAATGAAGCAATTATTGTCTCCATCATCAGGTTGAATTTCATCACCTTCATCTTGCATAATTTCTTCATCATATATTGGAGCTTCTTCCTCAGGTTCGCTTTCAGATTCCCATTCACCTTGCTCATTCATAATCATGGTCCTTCGACTAGGACATTGAGCAGCAACATGTCCTCGACCTTGGCACTTGTGACAAACAATGCCTCGGGTATgggaagaagaagcagcagctgATGCAACAGAAGGGGCTGCTGTACTTGCAGCAGGACGTCGCTGTTCTTGCTGAATTGTAGGTGAAGAAGCAGTAGAAACCGTTGTCTTTGCAGCACCAATGGATGGAGAAGGCCTAGCAGCAACTCCTTGTGATCTTCCCCCACCAACAGAGGTACCGGGCTGCTGCTGACGCCATGGGGCTGAAATTGATTGGCTCCCATAAGACCTTCTTCGTCCCTCTTGCTGAATTTTCCTCTCGGTGCGCATAGCTTGATCAACAAGGTCTTGCAAATTATGATATGGAAACATCTCAACAAAACCTGAAATTTCTTCATTGAGACCATTCAAAAATCTTGCCATTTTTgactcttcatcttctctaATTCCAGATCTCACCAAGAGTAACTCCATCTCCTTGAAGTAGTCATCAACAGATTTTGATCCTTGTCTCAATATTTGTAACCTATTGCGGAGGTCACGCTGATAGCTTGATGGCACAAAGCGTGTtctcatcactctcttcatctcAGCCCATGTGTTGATATGATCACGTCCCAACACATGTTGATTTTCTTGAACTTGGTTCCACCATGTGAGAGCGTAACCTGAAAACTCAACAGAAGCAAGGTTGACACGCCTCTGATCAGAAAGATTATGCACTCTAAAAATCTGATCACATTGCTCCTCCCATTCAAGATAAGCATCAGCATTTTCTTTCCCTGAAAATTTTGGGACACTTAACTTTACACGAGCAATGCTATCCGGATCATCTCTATTGCGACGACCACGATGATTTTCCCCATCATGACCAGCACCACGACGATGTTCATGTGGCTGTCCAAAATGCCCATGGTGACCAAAAGGATTTTCATTATCATCAAATCCCTCCTCATACTCATCAtgaacttcatcttcatcatcaaaatGTACACGACGATCACGTCCACGTCCTCCAACACGCTGATAATCAAATTCAGCACGCCGTCCACCACCGCGCTGATCAAAATCAGCACGACGCCCTCCACCATGACCACCACGACCATTGCCGTCGCGGCCATGAAATCCAGCACCAAGACCAGAATTTTCATCACCAAATTCTTCACGGTGATTGTCTTCATGTTGATGTTGTGGACCTCGACCACCCGCTGCAGGAAGACGTTCGTTGAACATCCTCTCCATCGCCTCCAAGAGCGAGTGGGTCATTTGGCGTAGCTCAGCCCGTGCAACAGGGGGTTCTTCATCTCCGTGGTTCCCACCATGAACGTTCGAATTGGATCCTGCCATGTTAGACTAGTTGCAAGAAAAAGTGGAATAGGTAAATTTGTGGAAACACACAATCTCACCTCTTGCTTACCCAAGTTCTTGCTCGTTCTCAAGGACCGTGAATGTGCTCAAAGTGGTATAACACAGCTGTGATTAAGCGGTCGAAAGGATTACGAAACGAGAGGTCCGGTTTACGGCTTTTTGTGGAGCTATAGGTGGCTGTTCAAGGGAGGCTATGGTACTGTAACAAAGTGGCGTAACCGTTCAAATGATGTGTAAATGCTGCTGTCAGTGCACCACAGCcctctttgcttttttttttcttttctttttttcttcttctttttttttgatacTTTTTtcacactctttttttttcaaatttttttttcagcaaACACACGATGACATATGAGAGGTGCGGATAAAAGTTAAACAAGAGTACGGCGGAAGAACAAAGATGGTGACTAGCAACAAGATAAACGAAACGAACACAAAGTAACAGTACCACAAAATGgctataggatttttttttgtggcTTTTTAGTGGACTGTAGGATATGGCGAAACAAATATATGTGATGGATAAAAGCAGTAGTAGATGGTAAACGAATAGATAGATAAGTAGGTGATAACAAAACCTACCGTGACAAcgatagctctgataccacatgATAAGGGTCGGAGATCACCAACAACATGATACCGATGGAAACCTCCTCGGGgtggcccgatcttcacgacaGTAGGTTGGAAATCACAAGATAACTTGCTGCGAACAGCGGAGGATAACTAGCTTTATACCTGCCAAGGTTGGATGCGACCAAGCGACGGGGAGAGAGGCACCGAAACCGCGAAGACTTCGACTCGATCTCCGAACGACCGCAGAACCACAAACCGggactaatccacacaaaacgGTGCAGCCGTACTGGAAATCGTAGAGCACGAAGTAGAGGACCCCAGAGGGATCTCTTCACAAGTCCAGGAAGAACAAGGGTGTGCAAGGCACTCAGCAGCTCGGCTGCAAAACCATACAGGTTATGTGTTTATTCAAAATGATAAAAATTAATTGTCTTTTGCAGCAGTACATAGGGGTATTTATACTTAGTAACAAGTCTCTAAGATAAGTATGAACTGAAGTCTCCACGTTGGGAAGGTGGAAGGCCAACAGGTGAAGCACTCCCGAGATGGTCTTTAATTCCCGCGCGTCTCGGGGTCTTCTGCGCAGTCTTCACGAAAATGGCCATTACTCCTAGCTCGGAAGTCCAAATGACGTGCCGTCAGTTGCGTTGGAAACTAGACTTGAAGCactttccaaccatgtatatTATGACCCCCGTCTCTTCCCGAGATGGTACAGTTTTGCCTTGGAAGTTGGAGCAGTTGCTGTGTAACACTGGGTCTTGGCGCGTAACCCATTCTCCTCGGGAGCAGCCGCCTTGGTGTTCTTGGCGTAACCCTCAGCGTCCTCGATGTAACTCGACATTGTCGCCTCTTGTATAAACCTAAGTAACATAAGAGTACACGATttaggcagtatataattctcatcAATATCAAGGTGTAACCGAGAGAGGAAAGTATGCATCTCTTGTTGGAGTAACTTTGCACGGCTGCGTGTAATGGGTCCTTCATAGGCTTGAGCGCGTGTATCCATGGCTTTTCTTGGTGTAACCGGTGTTGCACTTGTCTCTTGAAGTGTAACCTTAGTTGGACTTGGTGTAACTTGTGGCGTAACCGATGGTGTAAGTGACACAGCCGGCGTAACCGATGCACTCGGGTTACGGATGGTtaggatgtcctcatcaaaacATGTTTTAGAGGTTGTGTTATTAGAAATATCAATGGAAATTGATGCCCTATGAAAGACACCAGATGGgttaacaaataaaaaaacacaagaGCATGCACGGAGGTCAGTGAGGGGACTGGAGGACAAAACAGTTGCTCTTGAAGTCCTATCAATGGACCATGAAGAAACAATGAGGAGGATTGGGTCATCCAAGGTCATTCAACGAGCGGATTGAGAATGAGACGAACGAGAAGTGGGCTCTACTCTACGACACCAATGGGGCTAAGTATGGAAtcatgactacaaatttagtagaTGTGTACATGTCACGctccaaattttgaaatttACGTGTTTAATATTGAAcatgcatcattagcttcatatttgaatctggaTCGCTTTCGATGTCTAGATTGAAATTTGATTGTGAATTCGCGATGAGGATTTCCTAAGGATTTAAATCACAACATAAAAATTTCATGTGTTTTTGGAGCTGTACCGCACCTCGATTTTgattaatgaggtgggagaaaagaATTGAGAGAGATAAAAGAATCAGAAGCAAAATTGGATTTGGTTACTTGCATGTGGGCCCATTTGAGTgcaaatatctctctctcacttaAAAGGGGCAGCCCGCCCTCTCTCtttcctccctcactcccacatgctcctctctctccccaacCGGTCACACCACATAGGAGCCCCCACTATCACtctcccacctctctctctctagctctccttTTTCCCCTTGGTTCCTACTACTACAAGTGAAGCCGAGGTGCGTATGTGGTACCCACGCGACCACACGCTCGAGAGCTACTCATCCgtccaatttattttcatttttccgaaggattcgagccagtTTTGATCGTTTTAGGTGTTCTAGGTTGAAACACttggaacaccggagttcttcttcATCCCGAGCGTTTCGCTTCTTCCTGAAGATCGCAAAGCGGGGCAAAAGCATCCgtggtgagtctcctagg from the Phragmites australis chromosome 19, lpPhrAust1.1, whole genome shotgun sequence genome contains:
- the LOC133900182 gene encoding LOW QUALITY PROTEIN: uncharacterized protein LOC133900182 (The sequence of the model RefSeq protein was modified relative to this genomic sequence to represent the inferred CDS: substituted 1 base at 1 genomic stop codon) — encoded protein: MAGSNSNVHGGNHGDEEPPVARAELRQMTHSLLEAMERMFNERLPAAGGRGPQHQHEDNHREEFGDENSGLGAGFHGRDGNGRGGHGGGRRADFDQRGGGRRAEFDYQRVGGRGRDRRVHFDDEDEVHDEYEEGFDDNENPFGHHGHFGQPHEHRRGAGHDGENHRGRRNRDDPDSIARVKLSVPKFSGKENADAYLEWEEQCDQIFRVHNLSDQRRVNLASVEFSGYALTWWNQVQENQHVLGRDHINTWAEMKRVMRTRFVPSSYQRDLRNRLQILRQGSKSVDDYFKEMELLLVRSGIREDEESKMARFLNGLNEEISGFVEMFPYHNLQDLVDQAMRTERKIQQEGRRRSYGSQSISAPWRQQQPGTSVGGGRSQGVAARPSPSIGAAKTTVSTASSPTIQQEQRRPAASTAAPSVASAAASSSHTRGIVCHKCQGRGHVAAQCPSRRTMIMNEQGEWESESEPEEEAPIYDEEIMQDEGDEIQPDDGDNNCFISRRVLSVTAVQEENNQRHNLFHTRGMIKDKLCRIIVDNGSCNNIASQELVERLGLKQRCHPSPYKMQWLNDCGALRVTNIVTVPFSIGRYNDHVECDVVPMEACQLLLGRPWLYDRDAQICGRANKIVLMYKGERITLLPLSPEEIVRDDLKRKQRASENHLRVTHKHSEGVFPKPNKTPQLQRTEPKGKEALVMMARKGDLKELSEPNAVFYVLLYKDNFLVTNNLPSTLPSAVFDMLQEYEDVFPEEVPPGLPPKRGIEHQIDLVPGAPLPNRAPYRTNPEETKEIQHQVQELINKDGSWRMCVDCRAINNITIRYRHPIPRLDDMLDELSGAIIFTKIDLRSGYHQIRMREGDEWKTAFKTKFGLYEWLVMPFGLTNAPSTFMRLMNHVLRTFIGKFVVVYFDDILIYSKSLDEHVEHIKCVLAVLRKECLYANLAKCTFCTDKVVFLGFVVSAHGVEVDEEKIKAVREWKPPQNVSQVRSFLGLAGFYRRFVKDFSSIAALINELTKKDISFQWGEAQEKAFEELKKKLTSAPLLALPDFGKTFEIECDASGVGIGGVLMQEGRPIAYFSEKLSGPTLNYSVYDKELYALVRSLETWQHYLLPKEFVIHSDHESLKHLKGQLKLNKRHTKWSEFIESFSYIVKYKKGKENIVADALSRRHALLSQLDVKILGLENIKDLYATDSFFAEPFAKCCDVKGWEKFHLHDGFLFRANKLCIPDCSVRLMLLQEAHAGGLMGHFGAKKTEQVLADHFFWPKMRRDVERHVLRCITCHKAKSRLNPHGLYTPLPIPSITWEDISMDFVLGLPRTKRGRDSIFVVFCPFEIVYGFKPTAPIDLLPLPMQEHMNFDASKRAEFVKKLHDRARENIEKMTKLYEQRANKGRKKMLFEPGDLVWVHLRKDRFPEQRKSKLXPRADGPFKVLRKINDNAYEIDLPSTYESRTTPFQEGEDDEDIPAIRNLSASVTPAVFTQEATMSGYIEDAEGYAKNTKAAAPEENGLRAKTQCYTATAPTSKAKLYHLGKRRGS